CCCGGCACTCAGGCGACGCTTGCTCAGGTCGAGCATTTGCCGGGTGCGCTTGAGGTCCTCGGCGGACAGGTCGTAGACGATGTGCGCCTGCCCCAGGTCGCTGTAGGCACGGGCCACGTCGGCGGACAGGGTCAGTTGCGCGGCCTGGCGATCGACTTCGGCGGCACGGGCTTCGCCCAACGCAGCTTCCCAGGCGTCACGCTGGCCGCCCCACAGGTCGAAGTTGTAATTGAAGTTCGCCCCGAGGCTGCGCAAGGTCGCGTAACGGCCGCCCTGCCCGCTCGGGTCCTGGTCCCGGGCCAGCCGCGAACGGCTGATACCGGCGCTGGCATCGAGGGTCGGCATCCGCTCGGCATCGGCAGCAGACGCCGCAGCGGCGGCCTGATGGGCGCGGGCGTCGGCGATTTGCATGTCCGGGCTGTCGTGCAGGGCTTCACGGATCAGGCCGTCGAGTTGTGGGTCGCCGAGGGTTTTCCACCAGTCGCTTTTCGGCCAGGCCGCCGGCGACAGGGTGACACCGTTGAGGGATTGCCCGGCCTTGAGGCTTTTCGCATCGAGGCTGACGCCTTCGGGGTTCAGGCCGCTGTAATTGGCGCAACCGGCCAGGGTCATGGCCAACAGCACCAGGCTCAGGCCAGTGCGCAAGGTCTTACTGTTCATCGATACCACCTACCCGCAGCAGGGTGATCGAGTCACCGGCGGCCACCAGGATTTTCTTGAGGATCTGTTCCAGGGTTTTCAGTTCTTGCGGCGTCACCGCGCCCGCCAGTTCGTTCATCGCGTCGGCGCCGATGTGCGGCAGACGGTCGGCCAGTGACTGGCCCTCTTCGGTGAGTACCAGTCGAACCTGGCGACGATCTTCCTCGGAGCGTTGGCGAGCGAGGAAGCCTTTCTGCTCCAGACGATCGAGCATGCGGGTCATCGAACCGCTGTCCAGGGACAGGTGCCGGCACAGCTCGCCCGGCGAATCGACGCCGTACTGGGCGATGATGATCAACACCTTGAACTGCGCGGCGGTGATGCCGTGGGGTTCCATGTGCGTGTCGAGAATCCGGTCCTTGAGCAGCGCGGCGCGTCCGAGCAGGAGGCCGAGATGGCAATTGTGGAAGTTGTCCGGGGAGAAATGCTTCATCTGAACACCAATTAGCTGCCTAGGCAGTGAATGTATGTCGAGATATTACTGCCTAGGCAGCCGATGTCAACGTAATAGTTAGGTTGCTTAGTAAATAGTTGACCAATGGTGTCGGAATTTGTGGTGATCACACGAACGCCATCGCGAGCAAGCTCGCTCCCACAGGGATCTCATTGGACCTTGTGGGAGCGAGCTTGCTCGCGATTGGGGGCGATGCGGAATTGAGAGAACCGGGACTTAGAAATCCCGCTTGTAGAAGATGTCCAGCGAACTGGCCACGCCACCCGCGGCCTCGAGGTAAACCTTTTTGCTCAGCTTGTAGCGCAAGGCAATGGTGTTGGCCGGTTCGAACACGCCCACGCCATAACGCAGGCTGAGCTTCTCGGAGAGGTTGCCGCTGGCGACCACGCTGGTGGCGTTGCCGCTGCCTTCGGTATCGAGCTGGAAGTCCTCGATGCCGAGGTTCTTCGCCAGGCCGCCGGTCACCCCGGAGCTGCCCATCAGCCCCAGACCGAGCGCGGCCTGGGCGAGCATGTTGTTGTCCTCGCCGTTGCTGCTCAGCGGCCGGCCCAGCACCAGATAGGACAATGCCTGCTCCTGGCTCATGGCAGGTTCCGAGAAGATCTGCGTGGTCGGCTGCTCGGCGCTGCCGCTCAGGCGAATACCGGCAATCACGTCGTCAGTCTGGCGAACGGCTTCGATATCCAGGTACGGCTGGTCGATGGGCCCGGCAAACAGCAGGCGCGCGCGGCGCACGGTCAGTCGCTGGCCGTAGGCACGGTAACGCCCGTCGTTGAGCCACAATTCGCCCCGGGTGTCGAGGTTGTCGCCGATGTGCACATGCCCTTTCAGGTTCGCGGTCAGGCCGAACCCGGCGAAGCTCAGTTTGTCGTCGCCCACCACTACATCGATGTCCATGACCGTGGCCATCGGTGCCTTGCCCTCCTCGGTCTGCTGGCCAACGATCACCGTGTCATCGGAGACCTTGACCGTCGACGGCGGCAATTCGCGAATGGTGATGTCGCCCTTGGGCACGAGCACCTTGCCGGCGACCGCCAACTTGTCGTCCTTGATCGAGATCTTCAGGTCCGGCGCCACTTCGAGCTTGGCGTAAGGCTCGACGGTGACCGGCAACTGCGAGCCCTTGAGTGCCAGGTCCACCACCAACGCCTGCCCCCAGGCGACGTTGCCGTTGAGGCTGCCCTGCCCGGTCTTGCCGCTTTTCCAGTCGCCGTTGAGCTGTACGGTTTCGCCGGCGATCACCGCCCGCAGTTGCAGGGCCTGGATCTCCAGCGGCAACTCGGGCCCGGACACTTCGCCATCACCGAGCAGCAGATTACCGTTGACCTGCGGCGCCAGCAAAGTGCCTGCAATCGTGCCGTTGCCGTTCAGGCGCCCGCTGATTTTCTCGACCATGGGCACGAACGGACGCGCCACCGACAGGTCCAGCCCGGTCAGGCGGAATGAACCAGTCAGGGGTTTGTTTTTCGGCAGCGGGTTGATCTGCGCCTGCACCATCAATTCGCCGAGCTTGCCGCCGACGAAGTTGAGGGTGGTGTCGATGCGCTTGGGCGTGAGTTTGCTGGTGAGGTTCAGGGTCTGGTACGGGAAGTCCAGCCACTGATCCTTTTCCTTGATCCGCAGGGTGCCGCCGCTGGCATCGACGCTGATCTGGCCGTTCGGACCGCTGGCCGGCACGTCCAGTTGCACGTCGGCATTGAGGCGGCCCTGCCAGGCGAAATCCTTCGGCAACCATTGGGCAAGGCTTTCGATGGGGAATTGCTTGAGGTGATAGCGCAGCTTCGGTTCAGGCATCAGCCGCTGATCCTCGCCACACAGACTGGCCGCGCCGGACATCCAGCAATGGGCGCCAAAATTGATTTTGCCGTCGGCCAGCCGCTCGAGTTTGGCCGGGCCTTGCAGCTTCCAGTCCTGGCCGCCGGCCTGGATATCACCGCTGGCCAAGCGCCCGCGCCAGTTGCCCTTGTCCAGCGCGCCATCGAGACCCAGGGCCAGTTTCAGCTTCGGTCCTTGCAGGTCGAGGTTGAGCTTCTGGTTCTTGATGTCGCCCTGGCCACTGGCGGTCAGGGCGCCCAGCGAGGTGTCACCGGTCTGGATGCCGCTGCCCTTGAGGTCGATTTTTGCCCGTTGCGCACTGTCGAGGGTGGCATCGAGGTTCAGGCTTTGCAGGCGATTGTCGGCGAACGCCAGTTGCGAGCCTTGCAGGCCGAGCTTGCCCTGCGGCGCCTTGAGCGTGCCAGCGACATCGACCCGTCCGTTGATCTGGCCGCGCAGTTGCGGCCAGAGCTGAGCGAGACGCGGCAGCTTGATGTCGATCTGCCCGGCGAGCTTCTGTTGCAGGCTGCCCTTGCCGTTGATGCTGTTATCGCCGAGGCGGATTTGCAGTGCGTTGAGATTCCACTGCTCGCCGCCGCCATCGGCCTTGGCTTGCAGCACGGCCGGCTGACCCCGCAGTTTGCCCTTCAGATCCAGATCGGCATTCAGGCTGAGTTTTTCATTCTTCAGCTCACCTTTGCTGCGCAACGGCCCGGCGAGAGTGCCCGGCAGTTCCGCGACCCAGTACGCCGGGTTGATCGCCGACAGGTCCAGCGCGGTGTCCCAGGCAATGCCATCGGCGAACTGCAGGTTCAGGTGCCCGTCGGCCTTGCCCTGCCCGGCCGTCAGCTGGATTTGTTGCAGGTAGATTTTCGTCAGGTCGCCAGCGAACGGGCTGGTCAGGCTGAAGGCACCGGCCGGGCCGTCCGCCGCGGCGTCGAAATGGCCGAGATATTTACCGTCGGTGTAGGAGACTTCGCCCTTGAAGGTACGCAAGGCGACTTCCGGTTCGTCAATCACCAGATAGAGACGGTGCCAAGGGAAATCCAGCCAGTCGACTTTCGCCTCGGCGCTGAACCCCTTGCTCCAGTCCAGTTGCCCCGTGAGCTTGAGGCTTTGCTTGTCGCTGGCGGTCAGGTCCAGCGCCGCGATCTGTGCGCCATTGGCGTCGACCTTGCCTTGCAACGCCAGCGCCACCGGGCCTTGCTCTGCGGGCAGCGTCGCGTTACCGAGCAGTTGGTAACCGTTTTTCAGGTCGCCTTCACCGGTGAGTACCAGTTGGTTGAATTGCAAAGTATCCGGCAGGTCCGCGGCGGGCTTGAAGCCGTCAGTGGTGATGCGCACCTTGGCCGGCAGGTTGTCTGCCAATGGTTGCAGTTCACCGGTCAGTTGGCCGTTCAGGTAACCGCTACTGTCGGCTTTGAGGTTCAGGGTCTTGAGCAAGTCGCCATCGACTTTCAGGGCCAGAGCCCACGGTTCGGTGCCGGGCGCAGGCAGCGTGAGTTGGCCTTCGGCCTTGAGCGGCCAGTTGCCGGTCGGTTGCAACAGGCCGGACAGATTCAGGCTCAGCTCGTCGCGCTGCAGGCTGACCGAGTCGATCTGCAAGCCGTTGGCCGTCCAGTGCGCAGCCAGTTGCAGGCCCTTGAGCTGTTCGCTGCCATTGAACAAAAGGCTGCCGACCTGAATGTCGCCCAGTTCCAGGGCTACGGGCAGCTTCAAGTCCGGAAGACTGATCGGCCCGCTGCTTTCCTCCTTTGCTCCGGGTGGCAATTGCAGGCTGACCTGATCGGCCTTCAGTTGCTCGATGCACAAAGTCATGCGCGTCAGGCACAGCGGCGACCAGGCGAAGATCACTTTATTCAGTTCAACCCGGTCGCTGCCCTGTTGCCACAACACATGGTCGGCGCTCCACTGTCCGCCGAGTCGTCCCTGAAAATTGTCCAGCGTCAGGCCCGGCACAAAACCCAGCGCCCAGCGGCTGCCCGCCGCTGTTCCCAGCACGCAGGCCAGCGTAAGGACGATCAACAACACCAGCACGAGTATCGCCAGCAGCGTTATTTTCAAAGCACGCTTCACAGCTCTGGCCCCATGGAAAAGTGCAATCGGATACCGCCATCGTCGTCCAGCGCGTGGGCCAGGTCGAGGCGGATCGGCCCCACCGGCGATACCCAGCGCACGCCGATACCGACACCGGTCTTGAGGCTCGGCAGTTCGAGGTTATTGAAAGAGTTGCCCTGGTCGACGAAGGTCGCGACCCGCCATTTCTCGGCGATGGAATATTGATATTCGGCACTGGCGGCGACCATGTAACGGCCGCCGATACGGTCGCCCTGGTTGTTTTCCGGGGACAGGCTCTGATAGTCGTACCCGCGCACACTCTGGTCACCACCGGCGAAGAAGCGCAGCGAAGGCGGTATCGAGTTGAAGCCGTTGGTGGCACTGCCGCCGACCTGCACGCGACCGAGCAAGCGGTGATTGTCAAAGACCGTGGTCAGGCCTTTGACCAGGGCCGTTCCCCACACCACGTTGTTGTCCGAACCCAGGCCTTCCTTGGCCACCCGGGTTTCGAAGGCCAGGCGATAGCCGTTGTGCGGATCGATGCGGTTGTCACTCTTGAGGTACGTATAACTCACGCCCGGCATCAGCAAGGTACTGAGCCCGGAGTCGTCGCCGAGGCGGTATTCCTCGCGCTGCCATTTGAGCGAGACCACCCGCTGCCAGCCGCTGGGCAACTTGCTGTGCCACTCGGGGCCCAGGGTCAGCATCTTGCTGAGGCTGTCCTTGTCGGCGATTTCTTCGTTCTGGTAGCCGCCGGCGAAACGCAGTTTGTCGGTCAGCGGCGGGTCCAGCGGGATGTCGTAGAACAGGCCGACGTTTTGCCGGGGTGCCGAGATTTCGGTTTCCCAGCCATAGCTGTGGCCTTGGGGGTTGACCCAGTGCCGGGTCCAGTTGGCCTTGACCCGCGGGCCGACGTCGGTGGAATAGCCAAGACCCAGGCCCATGGTTCGCGGCTTGCGGGTTTCCAGCTTGACGTCCACCGGGATCACATTGTTCTGCGCTGCGGTGGGTGCGGCATCGACCCGCACACCCTCGAAGTAGCCGCTCGATTGCAGCGCCTGGTTGAGTTCGGCGATCAGTTCAGAGTCATAAGGCGTACCGGGCTTGAACGGCACCATGCGTTGCAGCAGGTCTTCATCGAACGGCGTATCCCCTTCGAAACTGACCTTGCCCATGGAATAACGCGGGCCGCTGTCGTAGATCAGTTCGATATCGGCAACGCCGGCTCGTGGGTCGACGGACAGTTTCGAGCTAGTGAAACGTCCGTTGAAGAAGCCGAAGCGCGAGGCCTGGTTCTGGATCAGCCGCTTGGCATCATCGTATTGGCCATGGTTGAGCACGGCACCGGTTTGCAGTGCATGGCCCTTGGGCACACGAAAGGATTTGAGGGAGGCCGCCGGACCGTCGATGCGGATGGTGACATTGCGCAGATGCACCGGCTCGCCGGGCTCGATCGTGAGGATCAGGTGCGGGGTCTTGCCACCGGTGACGGTGCTGTCGATCTGCGGCTGGTAATAACCCAGGGCCTGGGCGGCCTTGCGCGCCTGCTCTTCGGCACCGCGACTGAAGCGCAACAGGGCTTCTTCGTCACGATCGCCGAGACTGCCGATATAGCCTTCTATATTGGCTTTGAGTGCATCGTTGGACGGTTTGATCCGCACATCCAATTCACTTTGGGCCAGTGCCGTGCAGCTGCTTAAAAGCAGGAGCACGCCACTGGTAATTCTTCCTGGAAACTTCATAGGCGCGGATGCTATCACGAGCAAAGGAGGGTGATAGAGCCGGACCTGTCCGGAAAGTTCGCCGCCTAAGCCGATGCTGTTTGTAATACCTGGGGATTGGGGTGAAAAAACACGTGTTCGCGGACAGGCCCTACGGCCACCTCGCCAATTTCCTCATAGCCCTGGCGCTTGTAAAACTCCAGATAGCGCGCGTCACCGGTATCCAGGACCACGCCCTGGGAGCTTTCATCCACCGCGCACCAGTTATGCACCGCTTGCAGCAGTTGCTCGCCGAAATGCTTGCCCTGGAATTGCGGATGAATGCCCAGCAACGGCAGGACGTGCACCGAGTCGGACGGCGCACAGGCCGCCACCGCCTCGTGATATTCAAGGTAGCGACGGGTGCAACGGAAACCGGTACTGAGCACCATGCGCAGGCGCCAGGCCCAGCTTTCGGTAATACCCAGCCGGCGTTGCGGTGGCGCGATCAGGGCGATGCCGATCAAGCGGTCATTGACCAACAGGCCGATGGCTGGCAGGTCCTGAAGAAAGTGTTGCGTGACCAGCTCCCGCACGGTGGCCCGCACTCGCTGCTCATAGCCCGGGCGTTCGGCTTCGAACAGGTAACCGAAGGTCGGTTCGTGCCGGTACGCCTGGTACAACAGGGAACGCGCTTCGCGGGAATAACCGCTGTCGAGCATGTGGATATCGGCGATGGCGGTGGAGGTTTCGGGCATGACGGTTGATCTCCCCGGCGCGGCTCGGGTGGCTGCGCTCTTGTTGGTAGGAGCCTTTGGGTGACGACACAGTTCCCCCACAGGTATAGACCAGACTCTTAATCTGTGGGAGCGAGCCTGCTCGCGAAGAGGCCGATACTGGCAATAGAGATCTGACAGTTCACAACGAATAACCTCACCCCCACACTGGCCCCATTCCTACATGTCAGCTAGCATCGCCCTTTTGCCAGGACTGCCGACCATGAAGATCGTCTCCTTCAACATCAACGGGCTGCGCGCCCGTCCCCATCAGCTGGCGGCGCTGATCGAAAAGCACCAGCCCGATGTGATCGGCCTGCAGGAAACCAAGGTCCACGACGACCAGTTCCCCCTCGATGAAGTCAAGGCCCTGGGCTACCACGTGTACTTCCACGGGCAAAAGGGGCATTACGGCGTCGCCCTGCTCTCGCGCCAGGAACCGATCGCCGTGCACAAGGGTTTCGCCAGCGACGAAGAAGACGCCCAGCGACGCTTCATCTGGGGCACTTTCGCCGACGCCAATGGCGTGCCGGTGACCATCATGAACGGCTACTTCCCACAGGGCGAAAGCCGCGACCATCCGACCAAGTTCCCGGCCAAGGAGCGTTTCTACAGCGATCTGCAACTATTGCTGGAAAGCCAGTTCAAGAACGATCAGGCGCTGGTGGTCATGGGCGACGTGAACATTTCCCCGGAAGACTGCGACATCGGCATCGGCCCGGACAACATGAAGCGCTGGCTGAAAACCGGTAAGTGCAGCTTCCTTCCGGAAGAACGCGAGTGGATGGCGCGCCTGAAGAACTGGGGCCTGGTGGACAGCTTCCGCCACCTCAACCCGGACGTGGCCGATCGTTTCAGCTGGTTCGACTACCGCAGCCGCGGGTTTGAAGATGAGCCCAAGCGCGGCCTGCGCATCGACTTGATCCTGACGTCCCACGGCTTGTTGCCACGGGTCAAGGATGCGGGTGTGGACTATGAATTGCGGGGCATGGAAAAACCCTCGGATCATGCGCCGATCTGGCTTGAACTGAGCTGATCTCAAGCTCAAGACCACTCCCTTTAGGAGCGAGCCTGCTCGCGATAGCGGTATCTCAAACACAGTTGTAGTGACTGTAGAACCGCCATCGCGAGCAGGCTCGCTCCCACATTGAAAACCGTCATATTTCAGACATGTTACTGACTTATTCTCCCGGCACTCTCATTGGCTATAGAAGGTGCCGGCATGACGCTGCGCGTGTTGTTCCTGTTGATGCTCTGCAACTGGCTGCCGCTGACGGCTTCGGCCAGTAGTCTGCCGACACCCGAACAAGGGTCGGCGCTGCGCATCCACGGTTCCAACACCATCGGCGCAGCATTGGGCCCGGCGCTGGTCCAGGGCCTGATGCGCCAACAGGGCCTGGTCAAGATCCACAGTGAAACCCCGGACACTGCCAATGAGCTGCGCATCGTCGGCGAAACCGCTCAGGGACGCCGGATCGAAGTGGAGCTGGCAGCCCATGGTTCCAGCACCGGCTTCACGGCGCTGAAAAACGGCACCGCCGATCTCGCCGCCTCATCCCGCCCGATCAAGGATCGCGAGCTGACCGAGCTGCAAGCCCTGGGCGACTTGAAAAACCCCGGCGCCGAGCAGGTCATTGCCATCGATGGCCTGGCGATCATTCTTCACCCGCAAAACCCGCTGAACCAACTCGACACCGTGCAATTGGCGCGGATTTTCAGCGGTGAAGTCAAAACCTGGGAAGAAGTCGGTGGCAGCGGCGGGCCGATTCATCTGTATGCGCGCGACGATCAGTCCGGCACCTATGACACCTTCAAGGAGCTGGTCTTGAGCGGTCACGGGAAAACCCTGAGCAGCACCGCAAAACGCTTCGAATCCAGCGAGCAACTGTCCGATGCGATCAGCCAGGACCCGCAAGGCATCGGTTTCATTGGCCTGCCCTACGTGCGCCAGGCCAAGGCGGTGGCGATTGTCGATGGCCAATCCCAGGCCATGCTGCCGTTGAACAATCTGATCGCCACCGAAGACTATCCCTTGTCCCGCCGTCTTTTCCTTTATCTGCCGCCCGCCGGGAATAACCCTTGGGCCGAGGCGCTGGTGGCGTTCGCCCAGAGCAGCCAGGGCCAGGCGATTGTCGCCGCCAACGGATTCATCGCCCAGACCGTGCAAGCCATGGCCGTCACGCCCAATGCGCTGATGCCCGAGGGCTACCAGGGTCTGAGCCGCCATGCCCAGCGGTTGTCGGTGAACTTCCGCTTCGAAGAAGGCAGCGCCACCCTCGACAACAAGGCCCGCCAAGACCTGACGCGAGTGCTCGACTATATAAAGCAGCATGACAAGAACGATCGCCGGGTCACGCTGGTGGGCTTTGGCGATGCCAAGAGCGACCCGGCCCGCGCTGACCTGTTGTCGAAACTGCGTGCCATGGCGGTACGGCGGGAGCTGGTGAAAAGTGGGGTGGTGTTGCGCGAGGTGCGCGGCTTCGGCGCGGAAATGCCGGTGGCAGCCAACAGCGAAGATGAAGGTCGGATCAAGAATCGGCGGGTTGAGGTTTGGGTGTATTGAATCTGATGTAGTTGTGGTGAGCCTGACGACGCCATCGCGGGCAAGCCTTGCTCCCACAAGGTTCACACCGAACCTGTGGGAGCAAAGCTTGCTCGCGATGAGGGCTCTAGGGTATTACTGCCCGCTACGCAACATCTCTTTCGGCACGTACTTGCCGATCTCGAACTTGCCGATCGCCGCGCGGTGCACTTCGTCCGGGCCATCGGCCAGGCGCAGGGTACGCTGCATGGCGTACATGTAGGCCAGCGGGAAGTCGTTCGACACCCCTGCCCCGCCATGAATCTGGATCGCCCGGTCGATCACCCGCAGGGCCACATTCGGCGCCACCACCTTGATCTGCGCGATCTCGCTCCTGGCCACCTTGTTGCCCACGGTGTCCATCATGTACGCCGCTTTCAGCGTCAGCAGGCGCGCCATGTCGATCTCCATCCGCGAGTCGGCAATCTTGTCGACGTTACCGCCCAGACGCGCCAAAGGCTTGCCGAACGCCGTGCGCTCCACCGAACGCTTGCACATCAGTTCCAGCGCGCGCTCGGCCATGCCGATCGAACGCATGCAGTGGTGAATCCGGCCCGGGCCAAGGCGGCCCTGGGCAATTTCAAAGCCCCGTCCTTCACCCAACAGGACGTTTTCGTACGGCACCCGCACGTTGTCGAACAGCACTTCCGCGTGACCGTGGGGCGCGTCGTCGTAACCGAACACCGGCAACGGACGCAGGATTTTCACCCCGGGGGTATCGACCGGCACCAGGATCATCGAGTGCTGGGCGTGACGCGGTGCATCCGGGTTGCTCAGGCCCATGAAGATCAAAATCTTGCA
This genomic interval from Pseudomonas putida contains the following:
- a CDS encoding MarR family winged helix-turn-helix transcriptional regulator — protein: MKHFSPDNFHNCHLGLLLGRAALLKDRILDTHMEPHGITAAQFKVLIIIAQYGVDSPGELCRHLSLDSGSMTRMLDRLEQKGFLARQRSEEDRRQVRLVLTEEGQSLADRLPHIGADAMNELAGAVTPQELKTLEQILKKILVAAGDSITLLRVGGIDEQ
- a CDS encoding autotransporter assembly complex protein TamA, with protein sequence MKFPGRITSGVLLLLSSCTALAQSELDVRIKPSNDALKANIEGYIGSLGDRDEEALLRFSRGAEEQARKAAQALGYYQPQIDSTVTGGKTPHLILTIEPGEPVHLRNVTIRIDGPAASLKSFRVPKGHALQTGAVLNHGQYDDAKRLIQNQASRFGFFNGRFTSSKLSVDPRAGVADIELIYDSGPRYSMGKVSFEGDTPFDEDLLQRMVPFKPGTPYDSELIAELNQALQSSGYFEGVRVDAAPTAAQNNVIPVDVKLETRKPRTMGLGLGYSTDVGPRVKANWTRHWVNPQGHSYGWETEISAPRQNVGLFYDIPLDPPLTDKLRFAGGYQNEEIADKDSLSKMLTLGPEWHSKLPSGWQRVVSLKWQREEYRLGDDSGLSTLLMPGVSYTYLKSDNRIDPHNGYRLAFETRVAKEGLGSDNNVVWGTALVKGLTTVFDNHRLLGRVQVGGSATNGFNSIPPSLRFFAGGDQSVRGYDYQSLSPENNQGDRIGGRYMVAASAEYQYSIAEKWRVATFVDQGNSFNNLELPSLKTGVGIGVRWVSPVGPIRLDLAHALDDDGGIRLHFSMGPEL
- a CDS encoding acyl-CoA dehydrogenase codes for the protein MDFAYSPKVQELRERVTAFMDTYVYPAEAVFERQVAEGDRWQPTAIMEELKTKAKAEGLWNLFLPESELGAGLTNLEYAPLAEIMGRSLLGPEPFNCSAPDTGNMEVLVRYANEEQKQRWLEPLLRGEIRSAFAMTEPDVASSDATNMAARAVRDGDEWVINGKKWWTSGACDPRCKILIFMGLSNPDAPRHAQHSMILVPVDTPGVKILRPLPVFGYDDAPHGHAEVLFDNVRVPYENVLLGEGRGFEIAQGRLGPGRIHHCMRSIGMAERALELMCKRSVERTAFGKPLARLGGNVDKIADSRMEIDMARLLTLKAAYMMDTVGNKVARSEIAQIKVVAPNVALRVIDRAIQIHGGAGVSNDFPLAYMYAMQRTLRLADGPDEVHRAAIGKFEIGKYVPKEMLRSGQ
- the xthA gene encoding exodeoxyribonuclease III, which gives rise to MKIVSFNINGLRARPHQLAALIEKHQPDVIGLQETKVHDDQFPLDEVKALGYHVYFHGQKGHYGVALLSRQEPIAVHKGFASDEEDAQRRFIWGTFADANGVPVTIMNGYFPQGESRDHPTKFPAKERFYSDLQLLLESQFKNDQALVVMGDVNISPEDCDIGIGPDNMKRWLKTGKCSFLPEEREWMARLKNWGLVDSFRHLNPDVADRFSWFDYRSRGFEDEPKRGLRIDLILTSHGLLPRVKDAGVDYELRGMEKPSDHAPIWLELS
- a CDS encoding GNAT family N-acetyltransferase, with the translated sequence MPETSTAIADIHMLDSGYSREARSLLYQAYRHEPTFGYLFEAERPGYEQRVRATVRELVTQHFLQDLPAIGLLVNDRLIGIALIAPPQRRLGITESWAWRLRMVLSTGFRCTRRYLEYHEAVAACAPSDSVHVLPLLGIHPQFQGKHFGEQLLQAVHNWCAVDESSQGVVLDTGDARYLEFYKRQGYEEIGEVAVGPVREHVFFHPNPQVLQTASA
- a CDS encoding substrate-binding domain-containing protein; the encoded protein is MTLRVLFLLMLCNWLPLTASASSLPTPEQGSALRIHGSNTIGAALGPALVQGLMRQQGLVKIHSETPDTANELRIVGETAQGRRIEVELAAHGSSTGFTALKNGTADLAASSRPIKDRELTELQALGDLKNPGAEQVIAIDGLAIILHPQNPLNQLDTVQLARIFSGEVKTWEEVGGSGGPIHLYARDDQSGTYDTFKELVLSGHGKTLSSTAKRFESSEQLSDAISQDPQGIGFIGLPYVRQAKAVAIVDGQSQAMLPLNNLIATEDYPLSRRLFLYLPPAGNNPWAEALVAFAQSSQGQAIVAANGFIAQTVQAMAVTPNALMPEGYQGLSRHAQRLSVNFRFEEGSATLDNKARQDLTRVLDYIKQHDKNDRRVTLVGFGDAKSDPARADLLSKLRAMAVRRELVKSGVVLREVRGFGAEMPVAANSEDEGRIKNRRVEVWVY
- a CDS encoding translocation/assembly module TamB domain-containing protein, giving the protein MKRALKITLLAILVLVLLIVLTLACVLGTAAGSRWALGFVPGLTLDNFQGRLGGQWSADHVLWQQGSDRVELNKVIFAWSPLCLTRMTLCIEQLKADQVSLQLPPGAKEESSGPISLPDLKLPVALELGDIQVGSLLFNGSEQLKGLQLAAHWTANGLQIDSVSLQRDELSLNLSGLLQPTGNWPLKAEGQLTLPAPGTEPWALALKVDGDLLKTLNLKADSSGYLNGQLTGELQPLADNLPAKVRITTDGFKPAADLPDTLQFNQLVLTGEGDLKNGYQLLGNATLPAEQGPVALALQGKVDANGAQIAALDLTASDKQSLKLTGQLDWSKGFSAEAKVDWLDFPWHRLYLVIDEPEVALRTFKGEVSYTDGKYLGHFDAAADGPAGAFSLTSPFAGDLTKIYLQQIQLTAGQGKADGHLNLQFADGIAWDTALDLSAINPAYWVAELPGTLAGPLRSKGELKNEKLSLNADLDLKGKLRGQPAVLQAKADGGGEQWNLNALQIRLGDNSINGKGSLQQKLAGQIDIKLPRLAQLWPQLRGQINGRVDVAGTLKAPQGKLGLQGSQLAFADNRLQSLNLDATLDSAQRAKIDLKGSGIQTGDTSLGALTASGQGDIKNQKLNLDLQGPKLKLALGLDGALDKGNWRGRLASGDIQAGGQDWKLQGPAKLERLADGKINFGAHCWMSGAASLCGEDQRLMPEPKLRYHLKQFPIESLAQWLPKDFAWQGRLNADVQLDVPASGPNGQISVDASGGTLRIKEKDQWLDFPYQTLNLTSKLTPKRIDTTLNFVGGKLGELMVQAQINPLPKNKPLTGSFRLTGLDLSVARPFVPMVEKISGRLNGNGTIAGTLLAPQVNGNLLLGDGEVSGPELPLEIQALQLRAVIAGETVQLNGDWKSGKTGQGSLNGNVAWGQALVVDLALKGSQLPVTVEPYAKLEVAPDLKISIKDDKLAVAGKVLVPKGDITIRELPPSTVKVSDDTVIVGQQTEEGKAPMATVMDIDVVVGDDKLSFAGFGLTANLKGHVHIGDNLDTRGELWLNDGRYRAYGQRLTVRRARLLFAGPIDQPYLDIEAVRQTDDVIAGIRLSGSAEQPTTQIFSEPAMSQEQALSYLVLGRPLSSNGEDNNMLAQAALGLGLMGSSGVTGGLAKNLGIEDFQLDTEGSGNATSVVASGNLSEKLSLRYGVGVFEPANTIALRYKLSKKVYLEAAGGVASSLDIFYKRDF